In Thermoanaerobaculia bacterium, the genomic stretch CAGAATTCCGCCATCTCCGAAGTGATCAGGGAGGCGGGATCGGTTATCGGGATTACCATCGAAGACATTGTCAACCTGATGACCGGCCACCTTCCCCCCGAACAAATCTTTCTGTTCCAGTCTCTGAACGGGGAGCTTGACGTGGACAAGATGGACTATCTCCTCCGCGATTCCCTTTTCTGCGGCGTGGGGTACGGTCACTATGATCTGGAACGCCTCCTCTATACGATCACACTTCTTCCAGGTCCGGAGGGGCCGAGAATCGGGGTACTGGACGGTGGAATTCACGCCCTGGAGGCCTTTGTCCTGGCACGGTACTACATGTTCACCCAGGTTTACTTCGATGCGACCAGCAAGATCATTGAAAAACACCTGGAACAGTTTTTTTCAACACGCAGCTTTCAATGGCCGATGGAACCGTCACGGTTTATCGAAACCGATGACACCGATATACTCTCTCAGCTGCGCGCCTCATCCACCGATCCCCATGCCCGAAGGGTCCTTCAGCGGAATCACTATCCCATCACGTACGAAACCGATGAGCATCTCGATGAAGTTCAGGAGCAGAGATTTGTTTCCATTCTTTCCTCCGTACAGGAAGCCCTTCCGGCCGGCTCTCTCTTCTGCTCCAATGCCACCAAGGATCCTCATCACTTCTCCCAGGCCAAGGTCATGGTCCTGCGGTGGGACGGATCTCTTCAGGACGTGACGGAACGCTCGTCCTTCATCGGACAGCTGAAACGAATTAACCAGTACCGGATTTATGCCAGAGAGGATCTTCGCGAGGACATCCAGCATCGATTCATGACGGCATTGAAAGATGGCGTCTGAGCAGATTTTCAATCTGCGCATTTGAAAAGGGTTTTGCCAGAATCTCTTCCACACCACTCTGGTAGCAGGCCGCCATATCCTTTTGACCGATGTGGGAGGTGACGATAATCACCGGTATGGAGGTACACGATGGATCCTGCTTGAGAAGCCGGGTACACTCCGCACCCGTCATTTCGGGCATTTCAAGATCAAGGATGACCAGATCCGGTTTCTCCGACCAGGTTCGCTGAATCGCCTCGGCCCCATTTTCCGCCGTGATGACGGTTACACCCATCGATGTGATGAGGTCCCGGTAGAGTGACAGGAATTCCTTCGAATCGTCGGCGACAAGGATTTTGGCCATGGGCAAAGTATATCAAGATTCTTCCGGCCGCGCACCGGGCTCGAGACAGGAAAGTAAAACGGGGCCGCATCTCTGCGGCCCCGATAATGGTTATAAAAGAATGGATCAGTTGACAGGTTCTTCGGCTTTTTCCTCTTCTTCAGGCTCTTCTTCAGGTGAGGATTCTTCCGCAGCTACTTCTTCCTCTTCCGCCTCAGCTTCGAGCTCTTCCGCACTCTCTTCCGGCTCGTCCTCCGCAGTACCCTCGGCCTCATAGGCCGCACCCTCGTCTGCGTAAGCCGATTCGAGCTGGTTCAAACCATCCAGAACCGATGTCGCCATGGCGCCCACGAAGAGACGAATGGCACGAATCGCGTCGTCATTTCCAGGAATGACCACATCGACGAGTTCAGGATCACAGTTGGTGTCCACGACCGCAATGACGGGGATGCCGAGCTTGCGGGCTTCCAGAACCGCGATTCGTTCCTTTTCGGGATCGATAATGAAGAGAGCATCGGGAAGCTCTTCCATATCCCGGATCCCCTTCAGGTTCTTTTCCAGTTTCTTCTTCTCGCGGTCCAGACCGATCCGTTCCTTCTTGGTGTAGTGGCGGAGAGTCTCTTCATCCTGGAGAATTTTGTCAAGCTCTTTATAACGATCGATACTCCGGCGAATCGTCTTAAAATTGGTGAGCGTGCCCCCGAGCCAGCGGTTGTTCACATAGTACATTCCACAGCGTTCGGCTTCTTCGGCAACGGCTTCCTGGGCCTGACGCTTCGTACCGACAAAGAGGATTTTCCCGCCTTCGGCCACGATTTCACGGATGAAAGCTGCAGCCTGCTGAAAGAGCGCCAGGGTCTTCTGGAGATCAATGATATAAATCCCGTTGCGCTTTCCAAAGATATAGGGGCGCATCTTGGGATTCCATCTGCGGGTCTGATGACCAAAGTGAACGCCCGCCTCCAGCAGATTCTTCATGTTGAGTTCGGTTGACAAGCGATCCTCCTAGCGCTTTGAGAATTGGAACCGGGCGCGAGCTTTACGCTGCCCGTATTTCTTTCGTTCCACTTCGCGGGGATCTCGAGTGAGAAATCCTGCGGTTTTTAGTTTCTTTCTGAATTCGGGGTTGTACTGCAGGAGGGCCCGGGCAACACCATGGCGCGTCGCTCCGGCCTGTCCGGCGACACCGCCACCGGCCACATTGACCAGAATGTCGAACTTGCCCTGCACTTCCACGGCATTCAGAGGCTGCTGAACCATGTACTGAAGACGGTCCGTCGGAAAATATTCCGCGACCGGCTTCCTGTTGACCATAACCTTACCTTCACCGGGTCGGATGTAGACGCGGGCCGTTGCCCGTTTCCTTCGACCCGTTCCGTAATACTGAATGAGTGCCACCGGTTCCTCCTCTACTTGTCCAGCGTCAGGGGCTCAGGATTCTGGGCCTCGTGGGGATGTGCAGATCCTTTATAGACTTTCAGTTTTTTTAGGATCTTGGCGCGAAGACGATTTCTTGGAAGCATCCCCTTGATCGCATTTTCGATGATGCGCTCGGGGTGCTTTTCCATTAGTTCGCTTGCGGTCTGCTCCTTGAAGCCACCCGGATAACCGGAGTGACTCTGGTAGAGCTTGTCGTTGAGCTTGTTTCCCGTCAGCTTGACCTTTTCCGCATTGATTACGACGACGAAGTCACCCATATCTACATTAGGCGCATAGCCCGGTTCGTCCTTTCCGCGAAGGATCGTTGCAATCCGGGTTGCCATGCGGCCCAGTACCTGACCGTCCGCATCGACGAGAAACCACTTCCGTTGAATGTCCGCCTCTTTCGGCGCATAAGTCTTCATTTTCACCTCAAACGTAGAACTATCCTGAGGAATTTTTGGAAAGCCCTAACATACACCATCTGCATGAAGTTGTCAAGTTTACAAGGCAACCTCGAGTCATTACGATGACGTCCGGACAGGGATTTTCACCCGGGATTGAAACACTTTTCACCGACTTACCGGCCGCTCCCGTCGAAATTTTTCCGGGCTTGCCGTACAGAAGAACGATTGTGTCCCCCAGGACTGTTCCCATCCAAAATACATTTGAAATCTGGGATAATAGGAGTCCCGTGGCCATATTGATCAATCCTGATACCGGCATTCTTACCCTCAGTGTGGGTGATCTTCTCCAGGAGGAAATTACCTTCAAGATCGGATTTTCAGGTGCGATGAGCCTGCGCAGGATGTGGGTCGGGCAGGGAATTCACCAGGTCTATCAGGAAGAGTGCATGGGACGCATTCCCTCCTATCGCCGGGAGGTCCCCATCATGTATACCTTTCAGGCAGCCGGCCTTACCGTAATCCTTCAGGGGAGGATCGACGGGCTCTTCGTTGACTCTGACGGAGTTACGATCCTGGAGGAGGTCAAGTCACTCCATTTCGGGCGGGACCTCGACCGAGTCTACCGGGGAGCCCTGGGCGAAGTCTATCGGCGTCAGGTGGCCCTATACGGGTGGATGTGGAGCCGGGTGAAGGGGGATCCCGTTGCGTGCCGGCTCGTCCTTGTGGATATCACAACGGGGGAACGCAGAATCGAAGAGGTTCGTCCCGATTTCGATCAGGTCGCATCCTTCGTCCGGGGTCGAATCGTTCGCCTGGTTCGGACCTGGGAGAAGGCAAAACGGGAGCGGGACCGTAAAAGCCGGGCATCAGAATCCATTTCATTTCCCCATCCGACCTTTCGCCCATATCAGGAATCGATGACCCGGAATGTCCGGACTGCCCTGGAGGAAGGCCGCCACCTTCTGATCGAAGCCCCTACAGGTATTGGAAAGACGGCGGCAGCGATCCATCCTACCGTGGTCTTTGCGCTGAAACAGGGCTTGAAAGTCTTTTTCCTCACCGCCAAAACCCTTCAGCAGGACATGGCGGTCCAGACCCTTAAGGCCATGAACCGGGAGGGATCCTTCCGAAGCCTTCGCCTTCGGGCAAAGGCACGGATGTGCGCCAACTCAGAGATCATCTGCCACGAAGACTTCTGCCCGTACGCGAGGAACTACGCAGAAAAGGTCCATACCCATGGAACCGTGGATAAGCTCCTTGCGGCCTTCTCCCACCTCGATCCGGACACCATTTATTCCGCTGCGGTATCCGACGAAGTCTGCCCCTTTGAAATTTCC encodes the following:
- the rpsI gene encoding 30S ribosomal protein S9; the protein is MALIQYYGTGRRKRATARVYIRPGEGKVMVNRKPVAEYFPTDRLQYMVQQPLNAVEVQGKFDILVNVAGGGVAGQAGATRHGVARALLQYNPEFRKKLKTAGFLTRDPREVERKKYGQRKARARFQFSKR
- a CDS encoding response regulator, encoding MAKILVADDSKEFLSLYRDLITSMGVTVITAENGAEAIQRTWSEKPDLVILDLEMPEMTGAECTRLLKQDPSCTSIPVIIVTSHIGQKDMAACYQSGVEEILAKPFSNAQIENLLRRHLSMPS
- the rplM gene encoding 50S ribosomal protein L13; protein product: MKTYAPKEADIQRKWFLVDADGQVLGRMATRIATILRGKDEPGYAPNVDMGDFVVVINAEKVKLTGNKLNDKLYQSHSGYPGGFKEQTASELMEKHPERIIENAIKGMLPRNRLRAKILKKLKVYKGSAHPHEAQNPEPLTLDK
- a CDS encoding HD domain-containing protein, with translation MAKALDIRDPVHGYIRLTPLEASILDTPEFQRLRFVSQLGLTNLVFPGATHTRFSHALGVMHLAGRLFDHLIHQSPETLLPPPGERERLRHLIRITALLHDIGHSPFSHALESLFPEGMNHERMAVRIIQNSAISEVIREAGSVIGITIEDIVNLMTGHLPPEQIFLFQSLNGELDVDKMDYLLRDSLFCGVGYGHYDLERLLYTITLLPGPEGPRIGVLDGGIHALEAFVLARYYMFTQVYFDATSKIIEKHLEQFFSTRSFQWPMEPSRFIETDDTDILSQLRASSTDPHARRVLQRNHYPITYETDEHLDEVQEQRFVSILSSVQEALPAGSLFCSNATKDPHHFSQAKVMVLRWDGSLQDVTERSSFIGQLKRINQYRIYAREDLREDIQHRFMTALKDGV
- the rpsB gene encoding 30S ribosomal protein S2, coding for MKNLLEAGVHFGHQTRRWNPKMRPYIFGKRNGIYIIDLQKTLALFQQAAAFIREIVAEGGKILFVGTKRQAQEAVAEEAERCGMYYVNNRWLGGTLTNFKTIRRSIDRYKELDKILQDEETLRHYTKKERIGLDREKKKLEKNLKGIRDMEELPDALFIIDPEKERIAVLEARKLGIPVIAVVDTNCDPELVDVVIPGNDDAIRAIRLFVGAMATSVLDGLNQLESAYADEGAAYEAEGTAEDEPEESAEELEAEAEEEEVAAEESSPEEEPEEEEKAEEPVN